The window CGGTTGCATGTTTGATTCATGAGTAGCATGCAGGTACAGACCAATGAGTATGTGGAATCTCGGCAAGGGCTTGTGTGTCATAAGTGTTCCCTAAAATATTGTAGCATGTtcaagatgatcttaaaggaaGTTCTGGTaatcaagactttttttcttatttttttaacacaggccTCCTCGATCTCAGAAAATCCTAGGAACTGCTTTCAGGTGATGTTTCTACTGCTATTTGTAGTCACTTTAGGCTAAGTATGGTAGGTACCTGAACACAGTGCTTGGGCTTCCACCAAGAAACACTTTTCTACAGACAACTGTTCTCGTTTTGTCAGAGGAGTGTAGAAACCAAAGTGCTCTATCTGGTACCTATTTGTGGTAGTGGGGCTATACAGATTGCCTGAAGGTGCCTTCGTATTTGGATGGCTGactatttaagaacagaaaaatgtagcaCAGTCTTCACAGTTTTGGTACttagagagcagaaagaaaatatctgaggacttcttcttgcactgctgtATTCTGTATCTTAGAGTCATTGGGGGCAAAGAAGGAATGggattttgggttttatttcaattgCACTGAATGCACCAGGAGAGCACACtttatgtatagaaataaatttccgTATTCATAAGACTACCAGTACACAATGTTTTGATGTTCaggttttataaactgttttcccTGCTTTATGTTGGTTAcgagtgctttattttaagttctgatcatctttctttcttcttctagaagTCGAACTGGGCCAGCGAGTAGAACATCAAAAGAGGtatgtaaaaacacaagctgaaacttttttctacaTGCTGCACCTAAGTCTAAGAAATGTAGCCTTGtactaattttttaatatatataaaaatatataaaatatatatgttttatatataatatttataatatatatatctcaaacatattttccagtgaaacataGTGTATGCTGTAAATCCAATGTATTTGATTCAGCATAGTGAAAACTGAGCAATGCCAACATTTGCGCGGTTCTAATGTGAATAATGGTATTTGTGCCTAGTAACGCATTGCATTTCGTACTGAATAGGCTAGAATATTTCTTGTGTGACTGTGTGTTGTACCGATAATGTATGCTCATTTTTAGAGCTTGTAGGTTCAAGGTTTGCACCACTGAACTTGGTGCCACTCTTCAGTACGCCACcactttgaatttacatttggaaaaggggcagcatttttcttccggtcagaaaacactgttgttCTGCTGCTAAGACATGAATAAGTAACTCGAGGAGACACTTGACTAGTAATGGCCTAGATCTCCACTTGGCCCTTGGGGGGTATGCTACGTGCAACgatgcatttcaaaatagccctcatagtacaaacattactttgtggtggtggttggttttcatctgtaagtATAACTGCTTGTTCTTCACTAGAATGGAGTGAGGCATTACATGAGCTCTAGGTCACTGGATCTGATCACTTTGTAAGCTCTTAGGATAACTTAATCTAGAAATTCGTGAACTTGGGGTCTaattaaagtaaatgaaagacagcGCAAAAACTATACTGCATTCATGAATCATACTTGTGTGCATTTAGTAGATGATGAGCTATTAACtgattaatttataaactgcaCTGACAATGTTTCCTGTAGTGACACTTCCTACTCAAATAAacggaaataatttttttagatcCTTTCGAGCTGCAAATGGACAGCTTCCTTAACCCTCCGTCTTTTAAGCAGTTGTGAGCATTTGACAAGGGTCCCCCTCTGAGGTATTCTGAGCAATAGGTTGATCTCAGGAGGGGTTGGTTGCTTTAGTTTCTTCTCATTAACAACGTAGGCATACTTAAGCTGTTTAAGGTTTGGACTTTGTTTTGAACGAGTATAAATTCCACTGGCTTGGAGGTGGCTCTTCCAGTGACACTCAGAGGATATAGCGCAGGCTTTCATACAGCAGTAGGGGTGAACTATTGCTCTGTTTTGATTGTAGAACTTGagtatgtgtttaatttttctgaatagattGGCGACCCTTCCGCACCTCTTTCTCTGGCCCAGCTTATTAAGGTATGCTTAGATGTACTTGCTTGTGAAATagtgttaaaaagaaaggggtgggtgtgggtgtgtatCCTTGTATTTTCAAACCTTACACTGTGCTCTCTAGCTGGATAACTGCTGTaatatgagcaaaacattaattgttaataattcagagtgtttctcctaactttaaaatattactttgatACTATCCTGTAGAGAGTAGTTCCCAGCttgggaagatggaaggggaGCACCTTATTGGCCTCAGTGTAATGCTGCAGTGTTACtcatctgcaagacacaaagaagcagcacttcagaagctgtttacCATTTTTCATACGTCCCGCTCATTGTTCATTGGAAACTAACACCATTTTTACAGCAGGATTTAATTGGCTGTAAGTCATGGACATTTCTAGGGCCTTTGCAACAGCCGGAACAGACGTGTTTCTGGAACATGGACAATTGCATGGCTGTTTTTGAATTTTTAGTCATTACAGTTACAGATCCATTCTTTGAATGGTGCGGGACTGCTTGAATTGTGGCATACAGATAGAGGACGACGCAACCTAATTTGTTTACGTGCAGACTGTGAAAAGTGTGCAAGTGCACCTAATTGTTGATAGGACTGTGCCAGTGTTTATGCGAGGCACATCAGCAGACGTGACCGCCTGAAAGCATATTTTGTAATGGAACTGCTTGTATTTTGTGCTCAGCAACGTGTAACGTTGTCTGGGGAAACACTAGTGATTGCACTTGGTGAAGAGGCGTAGTGCTAGCCACAGAAGTGATTAAAAGCATAGTCTTTAAAGTTACAAAGACTAGAGAAGGCAGGGCCTAACGCAGAGGAGCTagttctttcctctgaaaatgaaggCCAGAGCTCATGtccaagagaaagaaatccttcccaCTGGGAACGTCTTCCCTCGCTcgctgcatttatttattttcttaataaatttaattgtgttaattaacattttgcggcagggtgggggtgggggtggaggtgtGTGCAGAATTAGTTTGGGAAGCAGCCACCAAAAGACATTGGTCTCCCTCAGGGCTGTCCCTTGGTTCTGTAAAGTCATGTGAAATTTACTCTAAAATGTGGAAAACTGTCCAAGCTTTTGAGAAATtcaaagatttcagaaatacGGAGATAGGTAACAAAGCAGCTCCGAACTGTTACCCTAGCCTCTTTAGtgcaggctggcacaggaggCAATGTGTAGTAagaacttttctgctttgttatgACTATGTATTGAATGCCATATTTGAATGGTGGTCTGTTCCTAGAaatgtgttgtgggttttggatGTGTTTTGTAAACCATTTGGGTTCAGACAAATCAGTCAAGTGTCTATAAAAGTTCTCTGCAAATGTTACTGGAAATGATTTCATAGATGGAGATCTGGATTATGTTCCTGTGTATATGGAACAGCTAGATGAAGTAACATGTGGAAACTAGTTGGTTGCTTTCGTGAGTGAATgcatgtaaaaaggaaaacatgagcaGTTGGTCTGTAGGATAGGTGCTTGAAGTTCCAAATAATTTACAGTCACCCCCTTTGACCCTGCTTGTATCTGGACTAGTGTGTAATAGAAACATTTGAAGAAGTactgtgtaaaaaaaaccaTCTGGCTTCCATAGTTCGAAGATCTAGTTCTGCGTAAGGTTTATATTACAATTTGCGTGTTAAAAGGACAGTgccaactggaaaaaaattgtagttCAGTCACTTCCTATGAAGAAGCGAGTGGcggtgggggagggggcggaACCGTGCGGTTTGGACTGCCTACAGCACATGATGGTCAGATGTCTGCTGAAAAGAATCTTTTCTCTTGCTGAGGGATTATAGAAAGCTTGATTCCTTTTAATGCTTCTGGgtctgaagctgaatttcagcaagcaaaacCAACTGCCACGACTCTGAAGTTGTGTGTCCTTTTGACACTGCAGAATGTAAATACTGCTACTTGCACACATCTTTCTCAGTTAAATGTACCATGGCTAGCTTCTTTGACTAGTCTGGAGCTTAAAGACCAGCTTCAAAATGCTGGCTGGTGGGCTTTTTTCTACACATAGCTTCAGTCCGCTTGGACAAAACTTGGATTGGCTTCACAAGTCTTTATGTAAGGTACAAAGAGAGCCTATTTGTAGCCTAATGTGTGTGTCAAATAACCATTACCTGTTAAACAGACTGCCAACCTGGCTGAAGCCAATGCTTCCGAAGAGGATAAGATAAAGGCGATGATGATACAGTCCTGCCATGAATACGATCCATCCAAGTAAGTATCAAATGTGATCTTCAAAGGTTATGGAAAAAGTATGGAgatgtttcttttaagaagAGAGACACATGcatagcttttcctttttttccccaaaccttCTAGTTACTTGAGGGAACCCTTGGATCTGCCTCCACCATCATCCAgttgcttttgctgtggaaaaccTGGCCACTATGCCAAGAACTGCCCGGTAAATAGGGTAAGATTGGGGCAGGCCTCTGGTGTTACCCagcttttagggttttttaccTTGGCATTTATGTGACAAAGACATGAACACTCCCAGTAAGATTTGTTTCTCTCGGGGCGAAATGTTACATGGCAATGTTGCAAAGCCCTCCCAAATTCAAGGGAAACTTGGAATTCTAaatgtgaaactttttttttctctaggtcACAGACATTAAAGATGTCCATAGATCTTTCTCAGTGAACTTTCATACATATTTGTATCTATTTCAATAGTACTGGAAATGTTCCTGGTTCTAACTCTTTCTAATGACAGTTCAAAGTTGTTGGTATTTCCTCTAAAAACAAGAGGTTTCTGTCGACCCCGTCTATTGAGTATCTGTCAGTTTTAACTACAGAAGCCTCTGGCTGAATATTCATGCCGTTTAACATCAGTCCCTGAATGTACGTGCAGGAGGGATGAATTCAGCCTTCCTATATAGATGTGAATGTAAGTTTCCATGGGGGCTGATTTGGAGACCCTGAATTAAGCTCTCACACGTTGCCCAGGAGCTTTGGAGGGGGAACAGGTTTGTGCCTCTGCTCTGAGCGGACGGTGAGCAAAGGGCTGTTTCACCCTGAAGGGTCCTGAAGTTAAGCCAAAGAATGACGACTGGGTTCAAAACTCTGCTCAAACCTGTGGTACGTCCTGGCTATGCTCGTTGGGGAAAGCAGGAGTTTGAGTCGAGCAGCCATTATGTTAGGTAAAAGGAGGGGATTAAAGGCTTTCGCTGCTTAAAATTATCTCTGAAACGTCATTTTAAGTGTGCGTCTGAAGAGGAGAgatgtctgcatttctgttctcaACAGGACAAAAATGTGGAGCCTGTTTGCAGAATTAAAAGGAGCACCGGAATTCCAAGGAGTTTCCTGGTGGAGGTGAAGGATCCCAACACAAAAGGTGCCATGCTGACAAAGGCTGGGAAATACGCAATACCAACTATTAATGCGTAAGTATGGAATTAATCGGACCGACCAAAATGCGAATGAGAGCAACCATGCGTAAATGTCTGAGTGGCAATGCAGCCGAGGTGGCCAGCCTCTAATTACGAGGGAGGAAGCACTACCGTCGTATCTTAACCTTAAAATCTGCAATACTTTCCCATATTGAAATAGAGTAGTCCTACTGTTCATGCCCCGGGAAGCTGGCTGACCTTGGGGTATGCTAAGaacctgtatttctgcaaggCATTTCAGTAGTGTTTCCAGCTGGCATCATTCTCTCTGAATGCtcattttgcttctggtttATGTTTCAAAGGCTTCTTGCAAAATTTAACAAATAGCCCTTGGACTGagatttcctcctcctctgacttTTAACAAATCTCATGTGTGAAACGGGCTGAAGTGTTCCTGTTGCTATAAACTAAGAAATTACTGCTGTGTGCTGACAGGAGTGGCTGTTGGAAAGTGCACTCGGTAgcacttccctttttctgtcatGGATCTCCTGTTGTAGAAGCTGTAGCACAGACttctttcatttacaaaatgaaattacttgggGACGAACTTTACCCTGATCCAGCAATTTGCACTTACCCTCTGGCAAAGGAGAGGTGGGAttcctttcccctgctctctAGCTGtcaagcaattatttttctagtcTGAGCTCATTTCGTAGTTGATCCAACGGATGGGAGagttctgcagaaggaaaaatgttcccccctccttcttcttctgaTAGTGTGGCTCTAGAGAAGTCATTTAGCGTAAATGCCTACGTTGTAGAAAGCCAATGTGGAGTGAGAAGACTTCCATCTATTACCTTTGTTtgataaaatccaaagcttggaaaatttttcctttcccatctttcacttttttctttttccttccccacctgccctCCAGGGAAGCTTATgctagagagaaaaaggaaaagccacccTTTTTACCAGAggagccctcctcctcctccgcagACAGGCCTGTTCCAAACGAGTTGTTATGTCCCATTTGTAAAGATCCAGTGACGGACGCAGCGCTTATTCCATGCTGTGGAGCAAGTTATTGTGACGAATGTAAGTGCGTAATGTAATGTAAGGAGTAAACTCCCCTCCCGTGttttttaatccaaaacacCACATCAGATCTTCTGAAAGCAGGAATAGGAGATCACCTGTGCTACCAGGTCTATTTCATACTTCAGTACGCCCGGAGTAGGAAAGGCCTCTTCTCCGtaatgggggggaaaaaaaaaaccccaaaggccaaagagcttttttccctttctgtgtatCTAGTCAAATCTTCTTCACATGCGGAAGGTCGAGTACGAGAAGAGTGCATAATTGTGCAGGTGAATACAGTATTAGATATGGAATGCACGTAGTTTGTCCACAGCTCTTTCTCTCATACACAACTATAGAGCCAGCTCTGGTGACTGACTCTGGTCCGCCACAAACAGGCAGTCGGGCATTTAATCTACATTCTTTGCCACAGGAGTTGGTTAAACCTTCAAAACTCGAACCGACTCATGGCTTTTTGAGATGTGCTTTGTTCATTAGCCTTGATGTTGGTGGCTTCTTGCTGTACTCGGTAGTAGAAAA of the Falco cherrug isolate bFalChe1 chromosome 5, bFalChe1.pri, whole genome shotgun sequence genome contains:
- the LOC129736191 gene encoding E3 ubiquitin-protein ligase RBBP6-like — its product is MSCVHYKFSSRLNSDVVTFHGPHISLRDLRRQIMGRERLKATHCDLQVTNAQTMEEYTDDNALIPRHSSVTVRRVSVRGVKATGKTDLGSRTGPASRTSKETANLAEANASEEDKIKAMMIQSCHEYDPSNYLREPLDLPPPSSSCFCCGKPGHYAKNCPVNRDKNVEPVCRIKRSTGIPRSFLVEVKDPNTKGAMLTKAGKYAIPTINA